The window CGCAAGGCGGGATCATCGAGGAATTCAGTCAGGCCGAACTCGCGGCAAAAGCTCTGCCAATGGCCTTCGGTGACGACGCCGATGAAGATGGGCTCGCCGCCAGCGGTCTCGAAGATGTCGTAGATCGGCCACGCATGCTCGCGCTCCGGCATCGAGCGCGGCTTGTTGCCGGTCATCTCGTATTCGACCATGTGCTGGGCAACCAGAAACAGGCAGTTCTCGAACAGGCCGATGCGGATGTCGGCGCCGCCGCGTTTTCCTCCGCGCTTCTGATAGAGCGCCGCGAGGATCGCGATCACGCCGAACATGCCGCCCATGATGTCGTTGGCGGACGAGCCGACGCGCTGGGGCTTTTCGCTGGTGCCGGTCATGGCGGCAAGGCCCGCCATCATCTGCACCACCTCGTCCAGCGCGGGGCGGTGCTCGTAGGGACCGGAGAGGAATCCCTTGTGGCCGGCAATGATCAGACCCGGATGCCGGCGGCGCAGTTCGTCCGCGCCAAGCCCCTGCTTACCGAGCTGGCCGTCGCGAAAATTCTCAAGGAACACGTCGGCGGTCGCCAGCAGCCGGTGCATGGTGTCGCGATCCTCAGTCTTCTCGAAATCCAGTACCACGCTGCGCTTGCCGCGGTTGAACAATGGGAAAAAGGCGGTCCCCATGCCTCCCAGGCTCCGGGTCTTGTCGCCCGCAGGCGGCTCGACCTTGATCACGTCGGCTCCGAGCTGCGCCAGGATCATGCCGCAGGTCGGGCCCATGACCATGTGGGTCATCTCGACCACGCGCACGCCTGCGAGCGGCAATCCGTCCGCCGATTCTTCCATCGCCATATGCGCCTGTTCCTTTGCCGCGCTGGTTCCGCTTGTTGTCAAGCGGGTTGGTGGAGCAACGGTCCTGCCGAATTCATCGTGGCTTCGTTGATGCGAGCGGTCAATCCGGCCATAAGCGGCGCCGCCGATCTCCCTTGCCGAAGTGGCCCGGGGTGTCTACCTCTCGCGGGTGATTTCGTGAGAGGAACTCCCATGCTGGATGCCGCCGTCAAGGCGCTGTCGCAAATGATCTCGCCGCCGATGCGCTCGATCCTGTGGCGGTCGATCGGCGTTGCACTGGTGCTGATCATCGTGCTGGCGATCGGCTTGCAGCGGCTCCTGAGCTGGTTTGCGACCTATGGCGAGGCCTGGCTGGAAGGCCTACTCGGTCCGGGCTGGCACTCATCGCTCGAGGTGTTGTCCTGGATCATCTCGATCGCCGCGGGCCTCGGCGTCGTGTTCGGGGCTGTGTTCCTGATGCCCGCGATCACGTCGCTGGTGGCGAGCCTGTTCGTGGACGACGTCGCCGACATCGTCGAGCGCGAGCACTATCCGGCCGAGCGGCCGGGCGTCGCGCTGCCGGTCAGCCAGGCGATCTACGAGGGCGTCAAGACCGCGCTGCTGACGATCCTGGTCTATCTGATCGCGCTGCCGCTGGTGCTTTTCGCCGGCGCCGGATTCCTGGTCTTCTTTCTCGCCACGGCATGGCTGCTCGGCCGCGAATATTTCGAGCTCGCGGCGATGCGGTTTCGCTCGCCGGAGGACGCCAAGGCGATGCGGCGCGACAATGCCGCGACCATCTTCACCGCGGGCCTGTTCATCGCAGCCTTCGTCTCGATCCCGATCGTGAACCTAGCGACGCCGATCTTCGCCATGGCCTTCATGGTGCACATGCACAAGCGGCTCTCAGGCCGGCGCCCCGAGCTGATCGAGCCGGCGCGGCAAATGCGGTGAGGGTGTCTACGTCACCGACATCCCGCATTTGCGCAACAGCATCCTGGCGAAGCCGAACGGCGCCGGCGTGAACGGGCCGGGCGGCGCCCGGGTGACCAGCGCGACGACGCCGAGCGCGGCCATCGCCACCCAGAAGCACAGCCAGAAGCCGTCGATATAGGCGAGCACATTGGCCTCGCGCTGGACCAAGCCCGCGAGCGTACCGACCGCGCGGGCCTGGGCCGAGCCCGCACCATGGGCCGCAAAATGGTCGGCGAGCTGTTTCAGCATGCGGACCACGTCGATGTCGCCGACGCCGAGATTCTGGCCGAGATAGAAGGAATGGATCTGCTCACGGACGCGCAGCCATGTCCCCATCAACGCCACGCCGATCTCGGCGCCGCCGAGCCGCATGATCTGGATATAGGCGGCAAACGAGGTGGCACGGCTCGGATCGGAATTGGACAGCAGCGTGATGATCAGCGGCAGCAAGGTCAGCGACTGCCCGATGGCCTGGAGCAGCACGATGCCGGCGAAATCCTCGCGCGCCCAATCATGACTGAGCTGCGTGCCCCAGAGATTGGCGGCGGCGAAGCAGGCAAATCCCACGACCATCACCGTCCGCGTATCAAAATGCCGCAGCAGCCAGATCGAAAGCGGCACCAGCGCGAACATCGGCAACGCGCCATAGGTGAGCAGCAGCAAGCCACTCTGCTCCGGCCTGAGCAGAGCGATGGTGGCGAGGAAATTCGGCACCAGCGACGCGTTAGAGAGGCTGGTCAGCGTATAGAGCAGGATCAGGACTAGCCCGAGACCGATATTGCGCGAGAACAGCACGTTGATATGCGCCCATGGCTGTCGCACCAGGGCCTCGTTGACGAGGAAGCCCGCGACCAGCACCGCGCCGGCAATGATCAACGCCATCACCGTCCCCGACCCCAGCCAGTCCAGCCGGTTGCCCTGGTCGAGCCCGGCATAGATCATGGAGACACCGGCGCCGAGCAGCAGCATGCCGCCCCAATCGGCCTCGCGCAGCAAAGCGCGATTCACCGGCTCGTTCGGCGTGCCCCAATAAACCATCAGGCCCATCAGGGGCGCGATCACGACGCTCTGCCAGTACAGCCATTGCCAGCCGAGATGGTCGACATAGAAGCCGACCAGCGAGCTCGAGGTATCAAGCGCGAAGCCGACGCGAATCGAATAGATCGAGATCGCCGGGAGCCACCAGCGGATCGGCAAATTGCGGAACACGATCATCAGCGTCGCCGGCACGAAGGTGCCCAGCAAGAGGCCATGCACGACGCTGAGCGCGAGCAATGTCGGATAATCGTGCACGAACGGGATGATCAGCGAGACCGCGGCATAGACGAGGCTGGGGATACCCAGCACGCGGCGCAGGCCGAACACGGTGGCAAGCCAGGCCACCGCAGGCGCGATGAAGATCTGCGAGCCGATGCCTGCGGTGGAGAGCCAAGCGCCCTCGTCGAACGAGAGCGAGAACGCGCCGCGCAGGTCCGGCAGGCCAATCGTGGTCAGGCGGCTGTCGAAATTGGCGAGGAACGAGCCGAGCAGCACCGCTGCCACCGCAAACAGCGGCTGCGGCGCGACGCCGCCGCGCGAGAGCGGCCCACGACTGGAATCGTCATTTTCCGCCATTGCCGGCCTTGGTGTCGATGCTGGTGACGACCGACATGCCCGGCACCAGCCGCGTCAGCAGCGGCTGGTTGTCGTCGAACTGGATGCGCACGGGAATGCGCTGCACGACCTTGGTGAAGTTGCCGGTTGCGTTATCCGGCGGCAGCAGCGCGACCTGCGCGCCGGTCGCGGGCGCAATGCGCTCGACCCGGCCGCGCAGCTTCTCACGCGGGAAACTGTCGACGGTGATCTCGACCGGCTGACCCGGTGCGACGTGGGTAAGCTGGGTCTCCTTGTAGTTCGCGATCACATAGACCTTCGGCAACGGCACGACATTGACGAGGTTGGTGCCGATGTTGACGTAGTCGCCGGGCTGGACCTGCCGCTCGCCGACGACGCCGTCGAACGGCGCCGATATCTTGGTGTAGCCGAGCTTGAGCTTCGCACTCGCCAGCGTCGCCTTGGTCGCTTCGAGATCGGCGGCGCGCTGCTTCCTGGTGCCTTGCAGCACCTCGAGCTGGTGCTGCTGGGCCGCGATCACGGCGCGGCTCGCGCGAACATCGGCCTGCGCCTTGGCATAGCCTGCGACCGCCTGCTCGAACCGCTGCCGCGTACCGGATTCGGTCTGCGACAGCGATTGCTGACGCTCCTGCTCCTGCCGTGCCTCGACCTCCACGGCTTCGGCCGAGAGCCGCGCGGCTTGCGCCTGCGCGATCGTCGCATATTGCAGCTCGATCTGATTGGCCAGATTGTCGAGCACGGCCTGCGCGGCGGCGACCGCCGCTTCGGACTGCGCGACTTGCGCCTGATAGTCGGCAGGATCGATCTGGATCAGGAGATCGCCGGCCTTGACGCGCTGGAAGTCGGTGACCCCGACGGTCAGCACTTCGCCGGAGACGCGACTGGCAAGCCGCGTCAGCTCGGCGCGCACATAGGCGTCGTTGGTGGTCTGGACCACGGCGTTTCCGACCCATTCGTCGAAGCGCTGCGTTGCCAGCGCGACGAAGCCGAGCGCGACGATCACCGCGAACAGCGGAATCGCGAGCCGGCTCCACAGCGAACTCGCCGGTCGCTGCGTTGGCTTCGGTGGCGGCGCCGGCGTGGCAACAGGTGGCGGCGACGGGATTTGTTCCGGCTGACTCACGCTAGACTCCAAAAACCAGTTTCCCGAACGCTATTTTCAGACCGTCTTTTCCGGCCACCTGCAGAGATCGTTGATCAGGCAAACCTCGCAGCGCGGCTTGCGCGCGAGACAAGTATAGCGGCCATGCAGGATCAACCAATGATGGGCATGCAGCATGAACTCGGCCGGGATCACCTTTTCGAGACCGAGCTCGACCTCCAGCGGCGTCTTGCCGGGCGCAAGTCCGGTCCGGTTGCCGACGCGGAAGACATGGGTGTCCACCGCCATGGTGTGCTCGCCGAAGGCCATGTTGAGCACGACATTGGCGGTCTTGCGCCCGGCACCCGGCAACGACTCGATGCCGGCGCGCGTGCGCGGCACCTCGCCGCCGAACTCGCTGAGCAGCTTCGCCGACAGCCCGATCACGTTCTTCGCCTTGGTGCGATAGAGGCCGATGGTTTTGATGTATTCGCGCAGGCGTTCCTCGCCGAGGTCCAGCATCTTCTGCGGCGTGTCGGCGATCGCAAACAACGCACGCGTCGCTTTGTTGACCCCAGCATCGGTCGCCTGCGCCGACAGCACCACCGCAACCAGCAGCGTGAACGGATTGACGTGCTCGAGCTCGCCCTTCGGCTCCGGGTTGGCCTTGCGGAAACGGCTGAAGGCCTCGTGGACCTCGGGCGGCGTCCAGGGCTTCATGGCCTTGAGGGATTTCTTCGCGGGCGCCTTTGGTTTTGCCGCGACCGGCTTTGCCTGTTTCTTCGGCACGGAGGTTTTGCGCGGGGCCGGCTTGCGGGTGATTTTCGCCATGATCGGGATATACTGAGGGACGATGAGCACAGGCAACGAAATTGAGCGCGAACGATCGGGAAGCGAGGCTGAGCCTCAGATCTTTTCCGCGCGCCTGACGCCGCACCGCTCGCTGAACCGCACCGGCTTCCTCGCCGTGATGCTGTTCCTGAGCGCCGTCAGCTTCGTCACCGGCCTCGTCTTCCTGATGATGGGCGCCTGGCCAGTGTTCGGCTTCTTCGGCCTCGATGTGCTGGTGATCTGGTGGGCCTTCAAAGCCAATTTCCGCGCGGCGCGGGCCAGCGAGGAGATCGTGGTCACACCATCTGAATTGCGCGTGCGGCGCGTCAGCCAGCACGGCCAAATCGTCGAATGGACCTTCAATCCGCTCTGGGTTCGACTCGACATGGAAATCGACGAGGATTTTGGCATCGAGCATCTGTATCTGATCTCGCGAGGTCACCAGATCCAGATCGCCCGCTTCCTGGGACCGGACGAAAAGGCAAGTTTTTACAAAGGTTTGGTTGAGGCATTAAATGCCGCCCGGCGCGGCCCGACCTACAATCCGGTCACCTGATTTGCGGATCGGAAATCGGGTGGTTTCGCACCCCGCCCTCTCCTACATTTGTGGTCATGATGACACTCGCGATACATGACCAGCGCCTGGCCGGGCCAGGCTCCCAGAACGCCGCGTTGCGCGACTATGATTCCGTGCGCCGGGCGATCGCCTTCATTTCGGAAAACTGGCGCGCACAGCCGACCATCGAGGCGATGGCGGATGCGGCCGGCGTCACCCCGGACGAGCTGCACCATCTGTTCCGCCGCTGGGCCTCGATCACGCCGAAGGCTTTTATGCAGGCGCTCACGCTCGATCACGCCAAGGGCTTGCTCAGGGACTCCGCGAGCATCCTCGACGCGGCGCTCGACTCGGGCCTGTCGGGTCCGGGGCGCTTGCACGATCTCTTCGTCACGCATGAGGCGATGTCACCGGGCGAATGGAAGAACGGCGGCGCGGGGCTCATCCTGCGCTACGGCTTCCATCACTCGCCGTTCGGCACCGCGATCGTGATCGCGACCGATCGCGGATTGTCGGGCCTCGCCTTCGCCGATCCCGGTGAGGAACAGGTGGCACTTGCCGACATGACGCGGCGATGGCGGAACGCAACTTACGTCGAGGATCACGAAGGTACCGCACCATTGGCGCAGCGCATCTTCGACACAAAACTCTGGCGGCCGGACCAGCCGCTGCGCGTGGTGATGATCGGCACCGATTTCGAGGTGCGAGTGTGGGAGACCTTGCTGAAGATCCCCATGGGCCGCGCGGTGTCCTATTCGGACATCGCCTGCAACATCAACAGCCCGAAAGCCTCACGCGCAGTCGGCGCCGCGGTCGGCAAGAACCCGGTGTCCTTCGTCGTGCCCTGCCACCGCGCGCTCGGCAAAAGCGGTACGCTCACCGGCTATCACTGGGGCATCACCCGCAAGCAGGCGATGCTGGGCTGGGAGGCCGGGCAGCTGGGGATGCAGTAAGAGTTGCTACGCGTAAACTGCCCCACATCGTCGTCCTGGCGAAGGCCAGGACCCATTATCCCAGGGAGATGTTTTGGCGCCGACTGCCAACCACCAGTCATGGCAAAACCAACGACGGTGGTTATGGGTCCTGGCTTTCGCCAGGACGACACCGAGTGCTTGGCCGGCTCAGTCCCGCGCGAACGTCTTTAGCCCGCCAGATCCAGCTTCGAGGCCACCGTCGAATCCGCATTGAGGCGGTAGATGATCGGCACGCCGGTGGCGAGCTCGCGCTTCAAGATGCCTTCCGGCGAGAGCTTTTCCAGCACCATGATCAGCGCGCGCAGCGAGTTGCCGTGGGCGGCAACCAAAGTGCGCTTGCCGTTGAGCACGCCGGGCAGGATCTCCTGCACGTAATACGGCAATGCACGCGCCAGCGTGTCCTTCAGGCTTTCACCGCCGGGCGGCGGCACGTCGTAGGAGCGGCGCCAGATCAACACCTGGTCCTCGCCCCATTTCTTGCGGGCGTCGTCCTTGTTGAGGCCGGAGAGATCGCCATAGTCGCGCTCGTTCAGCGCGAGGTTCTTCGTTGTCGGCAGGCCCTTCTGGTCGAGCTCGCCGAGAATGAGGTCGAGCGTGTGCTGGGCGCGCGTCAACACCGAGGTGTAGGCGACGTCGAACACGAGGCCCTGCGCCTTCAGCTTGCGGCCGGCTTCGGTTGCTTCCTTCACGCCGAGTTCGGTGAGGTCAGGATCCTTCCAGCCCGTGAACAGGTTCTTCAGATTCCATTCGCTCTGGCCGTGCCGCACCAGCACGAGAAGACGTTCGCTCATTGACTGCTTTCCGTTTCGTTTAAATGTCAGACAGGCCGAGCACGTCGGCCATGGAGTAGTGCCCCGGCTTCTTGCCATGCGCCCAGAGCGCGGCCTTCAGCGCGCCGTGGGCGAACAGCATGCGATCCTCCGCGTGATGCGACAGCGTCAGCCGCTCGAACGCGCCGAGGAAGCTCACGCTGTGATCGCCGGCCGCGGTGCCGCCGCGCAGCGACGCAAAGCCGATGTCGCCGGGCTTGCGCGCGCCGGTGATGCCGTCGCGGCCACGATCTGCATGCTCGTCGAGCGCGATGCCGCGGCCGGCCGCGGCGGCCTGACCCAGCATCAGCGCCGTGCCCGAGGGCGCGTCGATCTTCATGCGGTGATGGGTTTCGACGATCTCGATGTCGAAGCTCTCGTCGAGCGCCTTGGCGACACGCTTGACCAACGCGGCGAGCAGATTGACACCCAGGCTCATATTGCCGGACTGCACCACGACGGCGCGGTTGGTGACGCTCTTGATCACGGCGTTGTCGGAGCCCGACAGGCCGGTCGTTCCGACCACGTGCACGAGGCCGCGTTCGGCGGCGATCGCGACATTGGCGAGGGTCGCCGCGGGCACGGTGAAATCCAGAATGCCGTCGGCGTCCTTCGACAACGCCCAGAGATCGCCGGAGAGCTTGATGCCATTGGCCGGCAGGCCCGCGAGCACGCCGGCATCCTTGCCGAGCAGCTCCGAGCCCGGCGCCTCCAGCGCGCCGGCCAGCACCGCGCCTTTGCTCTCGGCAATCGCTCGCGTCAGCGCCCGGCCCATCCGGCCGCCGGCTCCAGCAACAATCAAGCGCATGTCGGACATGGTGCGATCCCTCTCACGGTCGTTGTAGCGGGGGGAGGCAGTTCCGGCAACCGAGGGGGATCGGGCAGGCGGGCTTCCACCTTCCCCTGGAGCGCCGGTCGCTTGTGACCATCCTTCGAGACGCCCGCCTACGGCGGGCCCTCAGGATGAGGTCAGAATCCGTGGCAACAAATTCGACGGGCGCCGATACTGCTTAACCTCATCCTGAGGAGACCGCGGAGCGGTCGTCTCGAAGGACGAGGCGTGCGCGCAGACCCAGCCTCAGCCGTCTGATGGTTGTGGGCCGTCATAGCCCTCGATGATGATGAGGTCGGCGACGGAGTGCGGCTGGCGCACCTTGATGTTGACTTGGTATTCCGGCGAGTTGTAGCAGGCGATCGCGGTCTCGTAGTCCGGGAATTCGATCACGACGTTGCGGGTGCGGCTGGCACCTTCGACGGTGGTGAACTTGCCGGCGCGGACGACGAAGCGGCCGCCCCATTTCTTGAAGATCGGACCATTGGCGACGGCATAGGGCTTGTAGCCCTCGTCGCTGCTCACGTCGACGCGTCCGATCCAGTAGCCTTTTGCCATTGTTCTTCTCCCTGTGTTGTTGGGTTTCTATTTGAGCATGATCTGATCGGAAAACCGCTGCACACTTTTCCGGATCATGCTCCGAGCGCTTGCGCGATCTCGGCCTGGATGGCCTCGGCAATCGCCTTGGGGTCCGTGGCTTCCACCACCGGCCGACCGACGACGAGGTGGTCCGCGCCGGCCGCAATCGCGCGGCCCGGCGTCATGATGCGCTTCTGGTCGCCGCTCGCCGCACCGGCCGGCCGGATGCCGGGGGTGACGAGGCTCATCTGATGGCCGACGATCTTGCGCAAGGCTCCGACTTCCTCGGGCGACGATACCAGCCCGTCGATGCCGAGCACCTGCGCCTGCTGCGCGCGCGCTTCGACGAGCTCGGAGACGCCAAGCCGGAAGCCTGCCGCGTGCAGATCGTCCTCGTTGTAGGACGTCAGAACAGTGACGGCGAGGATCTTCAGGTTCGAGCTGCCGCGGCCTTCGACGGCACCCTTCATGGTCTGCGGATAAGCGTGGACCGTGAGGAAGGTCGCGCCGAGCCTGGTGATGCTGTCGACGCCCTGCGCCACGGTGTTGCCGATGTCGTGCAGCTTGAGATCGAGAAAGACCTTCTTGCCCTTGTCGGCAAGCTTGCCGACCAGCGGCAAGCCGCCGGCATAAGCCAGCCGATAGCCGATCTTGTAGAAGGTGACGCTGTCGCCGAGCCGGTTGACCATCGCTTCCGCGGCATCAACGCTGGGAAGATCGAGCGCGACGATCAGGCGGTCTTTCGGGGCAATCTCGGCTGGCGTCATGTCACCTCACATCATGCGTTGGGAAATGTCGATCAACTGCCGCACCAGTTCCTTCAACGCGGCGATATCGCCCTCGTGCTTCAGCCTGTCCATATCGTCATAGGCCTGGTCGGCAAAGGCGAGCGTGAGCTGGCTGGCAATCACATTGGCGTGGCAGGAGGTCAGGATCAGGCGAAGCGCCTGCAGCGCGCGAGCTGCGCCCAGCCGGCTCTGCGAGGCGCCGGCAAGCGCGAAGACGCGGTTGCGGAACACCTCGCCGCGCGGCTCGTGCAGCTCATGCACGCGACTGACCCAGTCGATCGCGTTCTTCAGCAGCGGCGGCACCGAAGCGTTGTATTCGGGCGAGACGATCAGCACGCCATGATGCGCGCCGATCATGCGCTTGAGATTGATCGCGTGCTTGGGCACACCGGATTTGGCCTGCAGGTCACCGTCATAGATCGGCAGCGGAAAATCGGCGAGCGAGATGCGGGTGACGTCGACACCGGCCTGGTCGAATGCATAGGCGGCGACCGCTGCCAGCTTCGCATTATGCGAGCCGGTGCGAAGAGAGCCGGGAATGATCAGGATTTTCGGTGCGGACATCCGCTTCCATGCGTTCGGCGAAACGAGCCCGCCACGCAAACAGGAATGCCGGCGGAATTAGTCCTTGCGATACACCCAGACGCGGGCCGGCGGAAGGTTCATCCAGATCCGTTCCGAGGCCTCTGTGGACACGCCGGGCAGCGATTTCGGAATCGGCGGCACCACCGCATAGGTGAACTGGACGAAGGGCGCACCGGGCGCCAGCGCCGTGAAGGCGTCGCGGATGAGCCGCAGCCGCGTCAGCATCGGTTTTGTGACCAGCGGCAGGCCGGAGACGACCGCGGAGGCCGGCGCGCTCAGCACGTTCCAGAGCGTGTCGCGCAGGCGATACGCATCGCCCTGCACCACCTTGGCCTGCGGATAGCGGTCGCGCAGCAGCGCGCAGAAGCCTGGATTGTATTCGACGAGGACGAGACGCTTCTGGTCGACGCCGCGCTCGACCAGGGCCGAGGTGATGGCGCCGGTGCCGGGCCCGAGCTCGACCACCGGTGCGTCCGAATTGACGTCGACGTAATGGGCCATGGTCCGGGCCAGCAGCTTGCCCGACGGCATCACCGCGCCCATGTGGAGGGGCTTTTCGATCCATGACCGGAGAAAACGCACCTCGTCATCGAGACGGGGCTTCTTCAACGCACGCGCGGACGATGGCAATGGCATATCGGGACCGGCCGGGACCGCGTGACCGCGGCGTGTCAGAAAATGGTCATAAAGACGTATAGGCCGAAGGCGGTACGGTCAAGACGCGTCAACTCGCGCGATTACCGAAGAAATCCTTGACCTTGGTGAAGAAACCCTCGGATTCCGGCTGGGTGTTGCCGGAGGAGAGTTTTTCGAACTCGGCCAGCAATTCCTGCTGCTTCTTGGTGAGGTTTTGCGGGGTTTCGACCACGACCTGAACATACATGTCGCCCATCTGGCGCGAGCGCAGCACCGGCATGCCTTTTGATGCGATGCGGAATCGGCGGCTGGACTGGGTTCCTGCGGGGACCTTCACCTTGGTCTTGCCCTTCTCAATGGTCGGCACCTCGAATTCGCCGCCAAGCGCCGCCGTCACCATCGAGATCGGCACACGACAATGCAGATCGGCGCCGTCGCGCTGGAAGAACTGGTGCTGGGCCAGCGACAGGAAGATGTAGAGGTCGCCGGGCGGGCCGCCGCGGACCCCGGCCTCGCCCTCACCGGCGAGCCTGATCCTGGTGCCGTCCTCGACTCCAGGGGGAATGTTGACCGACAGATTCCGCTCGCGGGTGACACGGCCCTGACCCGAGCAGGACGGGCAGGCGTCCTCGATCATCTGGCCGCGCCCCTGGCAGCCCGGGCAGGTGCGCTCCAGCGTGAAGAAGCCCTGCGACTGCCGTACGCGTCCGGCGCCGCCGCAGGTCGAGCAGGTCTTCGGCTTGGTGCCGGCCTTGGCCCCAATGCCCGAACAGGCTTCGCAGGTGACCGAGACCGGGATCTCGATCTGCGCAGTCTTGCCGCCAAAAGCTTCCTCGAGCGTGATTTCCATGTTGTAGCGCAGGTCGGCGCCGCGCTCGCGGCCGCCACGGCCGCCGCGCTGTCCGGCCATGCCGAACAAATCTTCGAAAATGTCGGAAAAGGAGGAGGCGAAGCCCGCGCCAAAACCGGCGCCGCCACCGCCGCCCTGCTCGAAGGCGGCATGGCCGTAACGGTCATAGGCGGCGCGCTTGTCCTTGTCTTTCAGGACCTCGTAGGCCTCGTTGATTTCCTTGAACTTGACTTCGCTGGTGTTGTCCCCGGGATTACGGTCGGGGTGAAACTTCATCGCCAGCTTGCGGAACGACGATTTCAGCGCGGAATCGTCGGCATCGCGTTCGACTTCGAGGGTCTCGTAGTAGCAGCGCTTGGTGGACGTGGACATGATGAGCTCAGTCTATCCGATCGCGATTCAAGTCGGAGCGAAGCAACGTCGCCATGCGACGATATAGGCAGCCTTCCGCCTCGCGGCAGAGGATTGCACGGCAGCATTCAGAATAACGGCTGGGAATTGATCGATCGTAACGGGCCCGGCTTTAACAGAGCCGATTTTCAAAGGGTCTTGGCCCGTCGAGCCCGACACGATGGCCTCCCCCGCGAGGGAGGAGGCCGTTGGCGCGTGTGGGGTCCAAGCCGTCCGCATCATCACCCTCGCGGGGTTCAGGCGGACTTCTTGTTGTTCTTGTCGTCGTCGACTTCGGTGAATTCCGCGTCGACGACGTCGTCCTGGGCCGCATCCTTCTTGGCGTCGGCCTCGGCCTGCTGCTTGTACATGGCCTCGCCGAGCTTCATCGAAGCCTGGGCCAGCGTTTGGGTCTTGGCCTTGATCGCTTCGGCATCGTCGCCCTTCAGCGCTTCCTTCAGATCGCTGACGGCATCCTCGATGGCGCGGCGCTCGGTCTCGGCGACCTTCGAACCGTGCTCGGCCAGCGCCTTCTCGGTCGAATGCACCAGGCCGTCCGCTTCGTTCTTGGCAGTCACGGCCTCGCGGCGCTTCTTGTCCGCCTCGGCATTGGCCTCGGCGTCCTTGACCATCTTCTCGATGTCGGCTTCCGACAGACCGCCGGAGGCCTGGATGCGGATCTGCTGCT of the Bradyrhizobium sp. WSM1417 genome contains:
- a CDS encoding MFS transporter, with amino-acid sequence MAENDDSSRGPLSRGGVAPQPLFAVAAVLLGSFLANFDSRLTTIGLPDLRGAFSLSFDEGAWLSTAGIGSQIFIAPAVAWLATVFGLRRVLGIPSLVYAAVSLIIPFVHDYPTLLALSVVHGLLLGTFVPATLMIVFRNLPIRWWLPAISIYSIRVGFALDTSSSLVGFYVDHLGWQWLYWQSVVIAPLMGLMVYWGTPNEPVNRALLREADWGGMLLLGAGVSMIYAGLDQGNRLDWLGSGTVMALIIAGAVLVAGFLVNEALVRQPWAHINVLFSRNIGLGLVLILLYTLTSLSNASLVPNFLATIALLRPEQSGLLLLTYGALPMFALVPLSIWLLRHFDTRTVMVVGFACFAAANLWGTQLSHDWAREDFAGIVLLQAIGQSLTLLPLIITLLSNSDPSRATSFAAYIQIMRLGGAEIGVALMGTWLRVREQIHSFYLGQNLGVGDIDVVRMLKQLADHFAAHGAGSAQARAVGTLAGLVQREANVLAYIDGFWLCFWVAMAALGVVALVTRAPPGPFTPAPFGFARMLLRKCGMSVT
- a CDS encoding DUF2244 domain-containing protein, translated to MSTGNEIERERSGSEAEPQIFSARLTPHRSLNRTGFLAVMLFLSAVSFVTGLVFLMMGAWPVFGFFGLDVLVIWWAFKANFRAARASEEIVVTPSELRVRRVSQHGQIVEWTFNPLWVRLDMEIDEDFGIEHLYLISRGHQIQIARFLGPDEKASFYKGLVEALNAARRGPTYNPVT
- the nth gene encoding endonuclease III — translated: MAKITRKPAPRKTSVPKKQAKPVAAKPKAPAKKSLKAMKPWTPPEVHEAFSRFRKANPEPKGELEHVNPFTLLVAVVLSAQATDAGVNKATRALFAIADTPQKMLDLGEERLREYIKTIGLYRTKAKNVIGLSAKLLSEFGGEVPRTRAGIESLPGAGRKTANVVLNMAFGEHTMAVDTHVFRVGNRTGLAPGKTPLEVELGLEKVIPAEFMLHAHHWLILHGRYTCLARKPRCEVCLINDLCRWPEKTV
- a CDS encoding CaiB/BaiF CoA-transferase family protein: MAMEESADGLPLAGVRVVEMTHMVMGPTCGMILAQLGADVIKVEPPAGDKTRSLGGMGTAFFPLFNRGKRSVVLDFEKTEDRDTMHRLLATADVFLENFRDGQLGKQGLGADELRRRHPGLIIAGHKGFLSGPYEHRPALDEVVQMMAGLAAMTGTSEKPQRVGSSANDIMGGMFGVIAILAALYQKRGGKRGGADIRIGLFENCLFLVAQHMVEYEMTGNKPRSMPEREHAWPIYDIFETAGGEPIFIGVVTEGHWQSFCREFGLTEFLDDPALRTTTDRILARGRIIPRAAGIIRQWDVARLSQRLDALNICFSPINRPEDLFTDPHVLRPGGLVNNVTADGKPFRVPALPIEWNGSHIGEGLKVAPLGADTAAVRAEIDNENEDVTSKTTGRRG
- a CDS encoding bifunctional helix-turn-helix domain-containing protein/methylated-DNA--[protein]-cysteine S-methyltransferase; this translates as MMTLAIHDQRLAGPGSQNAALRDYDSVRRAIAFISENWRAQPTIEAMADAAGVTPDELHHLFRRWASITPKAFMQALTLDHAKGLLRDSASILDAALDSGLSGPGRLHDLFVTHEAMSPGEWKNGGAGLILRYGFHHSPFGTAIVIATDRGLSGLAFADPGEEQVALADMTRRWRNATYVEDHEGTAPLAQRIFDTKLWRPDQPLRVVMIGTDFEVRVWETLLKIPMGRAVSYSDIACNINSPKASRAVGAAVGKNPVSFVVPCHRALGKSGTLTGYHWGITRKQAMLGWEAGQLGMQ
- a CDS encoding HlyD family secretion protein, which produces MSQPEQIPSPPPVATPAPPPKPTQRPASSLWSRLAIPLFAVIVALGFVALATQRFDEWVGNAVVQTTNDAYVRAELTRLASRVSGEVLTVGVTDFQRVKAGDLLIQIDPADYQAQVAQSEAAVAAAQAVLDNLANQIELQYATIAQAQAARLSAEAVEVEARQEQERQQSLSQTESGTRQRFEQAVAGYAKAQADVRASRAVIAAQQHQLEVLQGTRKQRAADLEATKATLASAKLKLGYTKISAPFDGVVGERQVQPGDYVNIGTNLVNVVPLPKVYVIANYKETQLTHVAPGQPVEITVDSFPREKLRGRVERIAPATGAQVALLPPDNATGNFTKVVQRIPVRIQFDDNQPLLTRLVPGMSVVTSIDTKAGNGGK
- a CDS encoding sulfate transporter family protein; its protein translation is MLDAAVKALSQMISPPMRSILWRSIGVALVLIIVLAIGLQRLLSWFATYGEAWLEGLLGPGWHSSLEVLSWIISIAAGLGVVFGAVFLMPAITSLVASLFVDDVADIVEREHYPAERPGVALPVSQAIYEGVKTALLTILVYLIALPLVLFAGAGFLVFFLATAWLLGREYFELAAMRFRSPEDAKAMRRDNAATIFTAGLFIAAFVSIPIVNLATPIFAMAFMVHMHKRLSGRRPELIEPARQMR
- a CDS encoding 2,3-bisphosphoglycerate-dependent phosphoglycerate mutase, producing MSERLLVLVRHGQSEWNLKNLFTGWKDPDLTELGVKEATEAGRKLKAQGLVFDVAYTSVLTRAQHTLDLILGELDQKGLPTTKNLALNERDYGDLSGLNKDDARKKWGEDQVLIWRRSYDVPPPGGESLKDTLARALPYYVQEILPGVLNGKRTLVAAHGNSLRALIMVLEKLSPEGILKRELATGVPIIYRLNADSTVASKLDLAG